A portion of the Salminus brasiliensis chromosome 11, fSalBra1.hap2, whole genome shotgun sequence genome contains these proteins:
- the gpr4 gene encoding G-protein coupled receptor 4, with translation MCNMTLTSCNVDSNIDQFFQPVLYIIVIILGFPTNCMALWAAYMQVRQKNELGIYLINLSVADLLYIATLPLWIDYFLQHDNWIHGPGSCKLFGFIFYTNIYVSIAFLCCISVDRYLAVAHPLKFAKVRRVKTATLVSAIVWIIEVVANSAPLFHDELFETRHNRTFCFEKYPMQDWVAGMNLYRIFLGFLAPWCCMLAAYRGILKAVRGNVSTERQEKAKIKRLALSLILIVLLCFAPYHVLLLWRSVLFLSNPCDCGVEENLFAAYHVSLALTSLNCVADPILYCFVNEGARNDVGRALAALMRLFHRGQTTETLMGGSITVETPLATKKPDLYGEVKTNSYKNDIEVLKEECLQMTKLSVKK, from the coding sequence ATGTGTAATATGACATTGACCTCCTGCAATGTGGACTCAAACATTGACCAGTTCTTCCAGCCTGTGCTGTACATTATTGTCATCATCCTTGGCTTCCCTACCAACTGTATGGCCCTGTGGGCCGCTTACATGCAGGTGAGGCAAAAGAACGAGCTGGGCATCTACTTAATCAACCTCTCTGTGGCTGACCTTTTGTACATAGCCACATTGCCACTGTGGATTGACTACTTCCTGCAACATGATAACTGGATCCATGGGCCAGGGTCCTGCAAACTCTTTGGCTTCATCTTTTACACCAACATCTACGTCAGCATCGCGTTCCTCTGCTGCATTTCCGTGGATCGCTACTTGGCAGTGGCCCATCCGCTCAAATTTGCCAAGGTGCGCCGCGTCAAGACAGCCACTCTGGTCAGCGCCATCGTTTGGATCATAGAAGTGGTTGCAAACTCGGCCCCGCTGTTCCACGATGAGCTCTTCGAGACCCGTCACAACCGAACCTTCTGCTTCGAGAAGTATCCGATGCAGGATTGGGTGGCAGGCATGAACCTCTACCGAATCTTCCTGGGCTTCTTGGCTCCCTGGTGCTGTATGTTAGCAGCATACAGAGGCATCCTGAAGGCAGTACGTGGCAATGTCTCCACCGAACGGCAAGAAAAAGCCAAGATCAAGAGGCTGGCCCTTAGCCTCATCCTCATTGTGCTGCTCTGCTTTGCGCCCTACCACGTGCTTCTGCTGTGGCGCAGCGTTCTCTTCCTCAGTAACCCCTGTGACTGTGGGGTGGAGGAGAATCTATTTGCCGCGTACCACGTGTCACTCGCGCTCACCAGCCTCAACTGTGTAGCAGATCCAATCCTATACTGCTTTGTCAATGAAGGAGCCCGCAACGACGTGGGCCGTGCACTAGCTGCCCTGATGAGACTCTTCCATCGTGGGcaaaccacagaaacactgatggGTGGTTCCATCACCGTGGAAACCCCTCTGGCCACCAAGAAGCCAGACCTCTATGGAGAGGTCAAGACGAATTCCTATAAAAATGACATTGAGGTGCTGAAAGAGGAGTGCCTTCAGATGACCAAACTTAGTGTTAAAAAGTAA